One genomic window of Medicago truncatula cultivar Jemalong A17 chromosome 1, MtrunA17r5.0-ANR, whole genome shotgun sequence includes the following:
- the LOC11427883 gene encoding paired amphipathic helix protein Sin3-like 2 has protein sequence MNSSRRTGPLIDDARVLVKDVEAVFQDKREMYEEFVKLLQDFGAKRIDRRVVKEGVTELLKEHQDLILRFNIFLPPGHEISLPLDDDLQQRDRSALEDRAMAFLTEVKVTFEDKMEKFNEFLKLLADYQAKRIDVRVVKEGMMELFKDHKNLLSGFNTFLPEGHKISLSLDGDRTTR, from the coding sequence ATGAACAGCTCAAGAAGAACAGGTCCCTTGATTGATGATGCAAGGGTGCTTGTAAAGGACGTAGAAGCTGTGTTTCAAGATAAGAGGGAAATGTATGAAGAATTCGTGAAACTCCTACAAGATTTCGGCGCCAAAAGAATTGATAGAAGAGTCGTCAAAGAAGGAGTTacggagttgttgaaagaacaTCAagatttaattttaagattcaACATCTTCTTGCCACCAGGACATGAAATCTCACTTCCATTGGATGATGATTTACAACAACGTGATCGATCAGCACTCGAAGATCGAGCAATGGCGTTTTTAACAGAAGTTAAGGTTACATTTGAAGATAAGATGGAAAAGTTCAATGAATTCTTGAAACTCCTAGCTGATTACCAAGCCAAAAGAATTGATGTAAGAGTTGTCAAAGAAGGAATGATGGAGTTGTTTAAAGaccataaaaatttactttcaGGATTCAACACCTTCTTGCCAGAGGGACACAAAATCTCACTTTCATTGGATGGTGATAGAACAACAAGGTGA
- the LOC11417708 gene encoding paired amphipathic helix protein Sin3-like 4: MEFIKDVKVVLQDKKEKFDDFMKLLHDFRAKRIDRRVIKEGIMELLKEHQDLISRFNIFLPPGDEIPLLFPTSFATAVKVAFPYKMEKYDEFLKLVVDYNAKRIDMRVFKEGLMELFKDHKDLLLGLNTWLPEGHKISLPLDGDEQQGDDGLELKYELQVDEAAAALKDEEKDDEQ; encoded by the coding sequence ATGGAGTTTATAAAGGATGTAAAAGTTGTGCTTCAAGATAAGAAGGAAAAGTTTGATGATTTCATGAAACTCCTACATGATTTCAGGGCCAAAAGAATTGATAGAAGAGTCATCAAAGAAGGAAttatggagttgttgaaagaacaTCAAGATTTAATTTCAAGATTCAACATCTTCTTGCCACCAGGAGATGAAATCCCACTTCTATTCCCAACGTCGTTTGCAACAGCAGTTAAAGTTGCATTTCCATATAAGATGGAAAAGTATGATGAATTCTTGAAACTCGTAGTTGATTACAATGCCAAAAGAATTGATATGAGAGTTTTCAAAGAAGGACTGATGGAGTTGTTTAAAGACCATAAAGATTTACTTTTGGGACTCAACACTTGGTTGCCAGAGGGACACAAAATCTCACTTCCATTGGATGGTGATGAACAACAAGGTGATGATGGATTAGAGTTGAAATATGAACTTCAAGTTGATGAAGCGGCAGCGGCACTCAAAGATGAAGAGAAAGAT